A window from Solea senegalensis isolate Sse05_10M linkage group LG15, IFAPA_SoseM_1, whole genome shotgun sequence encodes these proteins:
- the LOC122781832 gene encoding LIM domain-binding protein 3-like isoform X1, with amino-acid sequence MSSYTITLPGPGPWGFRMQGGKDFNMPLTISRISPGSKAAQGNLIQGDVILAIDGVSTDGMTHLEAQNKIKMANYNLALTMTKSKRPIMMPPSRMDIGIPLIRHPQGFSPAAVAPPPPPPAGFNPAVLKDPALSSHKPIEVKGPGGKATIIHAQYNTPISMYSQDAIMDTIAGQTQVKSHEAGGVIVKDRPVDSASLVYQAVHSADKDPDLDESGRRSINMQSKSFRVLAHITGTESASEEKEALINSSSTEHAPTCTGSASTAPPINVQPPELAPCLPDPAPLSQHIQTPAMHQPPQAPPPHQYQPHPQQTPPPHQYQPPPQQYQLPPQQYQPPPQQYHQPHAPPTQQSSIQIPIGSASSKVVSTACIYPTQPAPGPAPGPVPQPRPPVSAPAPPPPSAVTDSASGNRPPWVSDTNFADKFDPSKTTTTTMKVPPPLPQAAPPPPAYIPNPSPAGHPAPNPAPITPSPANFPPVARGVAQRAERFAASSRTPLCGHCNSIIRGPFLVALGRSWHPEEFNCHYCHMSLADVSFVEEQNSVYCENCYEEFFAPTCARCNTKVMGEVMHALRQTWHTTCFVCAACGQAFGNSLFHMEDGEPYCEKDYVALFSTKCHGCDFPVEAGDKFIEALGHTWHDTCFICAVCHVNLEGQPFYSKKDKPLCKKHAHAINV; translated from the exons ATCAGTCCAGGCAGTAAAGCGGCGCAGGGAAACCTGATCCAGGGAGACGTGATCCTCGCCATCGACGGCGTGAGCACTGATGGAATGACTCACCTGGAGGCCCAGAACAAGATCAAGATGGCCAACTACAACCTGGCGCTCACCATGACCAA GTCGAAGCGTCCGATTATGATGCCACCATCGAGAATGGACATTGGCATTCCCCTCATCCGACACCCACAG Ggtttctctcctgctgctgttgctcctcctcctcctcctcc TGCCGGCTTCAACCCCGCTGTGCTGAAAGACCCCGCCCTCTCCTCCCATAAGCCCATTGAGGTGAAGGGTCCGGGCGGTAAAGCCACCATCATCCACGCCCAGTACAACACGCCCATCAGCATGTACTCACAGGACGCCATTATGGACACCATCGCTGGACAGACACAGGTCAAGAGTCATGAGGCTGG CGGTGTCATAGTTAAAGATCGTCCTGTAGACAGCGCCTCCCTCGTCTATCAGGCCGTCCACAGCGCAGACAAGGACCCGGATCTGGACGAGAGTGGACGCCGCAGCATCAACATGCAGTCCAAGTCCTTCCGGGTCCTGGCTCACATCACTGGAACCGAGTCCG catcagaggagaaggaggcgcTGATAAACAGCAG CTCTACTGAGCATGCTCCAACATGTACTGGCTCCGCCTCCACTGCACCGCCCATTAATGTGCAGCCTCCGGAACTCGCCCCCTGTTTGCCCGACCCCGCCCCTCTCAG TCAGCACATTCAAACTCCTGCCATGCACCAGCCACCACAGGCCCCGCCTCCACATCAGTACCAGCCACACCCACAACAGACCCCACCTCCACATCAGTACCAGCCACCCCCACAACAGTACCAGCTGCCCCCCCAACAGTATCAACCTCCTCCACAGCAGTACCATCAGCCACATGCCCCGCCCACTCAGCAGAGTTCCATTCAGATCCCAATTGGCTCCGCCTCTTCGAAGGTGGTGAGCACCGCCTGCATCTACCCCACCCAACCTG ctccaggtCCGGCTCCAGGTCCAGTGCCTCAGCCCCGCCCACCAGTTTCTGCcccagccccgccccctccctctGCTGTCACTGACTCCGCCTCTGGAAACCGACCGCCGTGGGTGAGCGACACAAACTTTGCAGATAAATTCGACCCCAGtaaaaccaccaccaccaccatgaaGGTGCCGCCGCCACTACCCCAGGCCGCACCCCCTCCACCGGCTTACATCCCCAACCCCTCCCCCGCTGGGCACCCCGCTCCTAACCCCGCCCCCATCACTCCCAGCCCTGCCAACTTCCCTCCTGTGGCGAGGGGCGTGGCTCAGAGGGCAGAGAGATTCGCTGCCAGCAGCCGCACACCTCTGTGCGGACACTGCAACAGCATCATCAG AGGACCGTTCCTGGTGGCGCTCGGTCGTTCGTGGCACCCGGAAGAGTTTAACTGTCACTACTGTCACATGTCACTGGCTGACGTCAGCTTCGTGGAGGAGCAGAACAGCGTTTACTGTGAGAACTGCTACGAGGAGTTCTTCGCCCCGACCTGCGCTCGCTGTAACACCAAGGTCATGGGG gaagtgatgcaCGCTCTGCGCCAGACGTGGCACACGACCTGCTTCGTGTGCGCTGCCTGTGGACAAGCCTTCGGAAACAGTCTCTTCCACATGGAGGACGGGGAGCCGTACTGTGAGAAAG attaCGTCGCCCTCTTCAGCACTAAGTGTCACGGCTGTGACTTTCCTGTGGAAGCTGGTGATAAGTTCATCGAGGCTCTGGGTCACACCTGGCACGACACCTGCTTCATCTGCGCC GTGTGTCACGTGAACCTGGAGGGTCAACCTTTCTACTCAAAGAAAGACAAACCTCTGTGTAAGAAACACGCTCACGCCATCAACGTGTAA
- the LOC122781832 gene encoding LIM domain-binding protein 3-like isoform X2 codes for MSSYTITLPGPGPWGFRMQGGKDFNMPLTISRISPGSKAAQGNLIQGDVILAIDGVSTDGMTHLEAQNKIKMANYNLALTMTKSKRPIMMPPSRMDIGIPLIRHPQPESLQVNGRLSACSASSAPAEATAAGAMSPAEKKQYNSPIGLYSEETLREMAAVQEGRTAGGVIVKDRPVDSASLVYQAVHSADKDPDLDESGRRSINMQSKSFRVLAHITGTESASEEKEALINSSQHIQTPAMHQPPQAPPPHQYQPHPQQTPPPHQYQPPPQQYQLPPQQYQPPPQQYHQPHAPPTQQSSIQIPIGSASSKVVSTACIYPTQPAPGPAPGPVPQPRPPVSAPAPPPPSAVTDSASGNRPPWVSDTNFADKFDPSKTTTTTMKVPPPLPQAAPPPPAYIPNPSPAGHPAPNPAPITPSPANFPPVARGVAQRAERFAASSRTPLCGHCNSIIRGPFLVALGRSWHPEEFNCHYCHMSLADVSFVEEQNSVYCENCYEEFFAPTCARCNTKVMGEVMHALRQTWHTTCFVCAACGQAFGNSLFHMEDGEPYCEKDYVALFSTKCHGCDFPVEAGDKFIEALGHTWHDTCFICAVCHVNLEGQPFYSKKDKPLCKKHAHAINV; via the exons ATCAGTCCAGGCAGTAAAGCGGCGCAGGGAAACCTGATCCAGGGAGACGTGATCCTCGCCATCGACGGCGTGAGCACTGATGGAATGACTCACCTGGAGGCCCAGAACAAGATCAAGATGGCCAACTACAACCTGGCGCTCACCATGACCAA GTCGAAGCGTCCGATTATGATGCCACCATCGAGAATGGACATTGGCATTCCCCTCATCCGACACCCACAG CCTGAGTCACTGCAGGTCAACGGCCGCCTGTCGGCCTGCAGTGCCTCCTCCGCGCCTGCAGAGGCAACAGCAGCGGGGGCGATGAGCCCTGCAGAGAAGAAGCAGTATAACTCCCCCATTGGCCTGTACTCAGAGGAGACTCTGAGGGAGATGGCAGCGGTTCAGGAAGGTCGGACGGCCGG CGGTGTCATAGTTAAAGATCGTCCTGTAGACAGCGCCTCCCTCGTCTATCAGGCCGTCCACAGCGCAGACAAGGACCCGGATCTGGACGAGAGTGGACGCCGCAGCATCAACATGCAGTCCAAGTCCTTCCGGGTCCTGGCTCACATCACTGGAACCGAGTCCG catcagaggagaaggaggcgcTGATAAACAGCAG TCAGCACATTCAAACTCCTGCCATGCACCAGCCACCACAGGCCCCGCCTCCACATCAGTACCAGCCACACCCACAACAGACCCCACCTCCACATCAGTACCAGCCACCCCCACAACAGTACCAGCTGCCCCCCCAACAGTATCAACCTCCTCCACAGCAGTACCATCAGCCACATGCCCCGCCCACTCAGCAGAGTTCCATTCAGATCCCAATTGGCTCCGCCTCTTCGAAGGTGGTGAGCACCGCCTGCATCTACCCCACCCAACCTG ctccaggtCCGGCTCCAGGTCCAGTGCCTCAGCCCCGCCCACCAGTTTCTGCcccagccccgccccctccctctGCTGTCACTGACTCCGCCTCTGGAAACCGACCGCCGTGGGTGAGCGACACAAACTTTGCAGATAAATTCGACCCCAGtaaaaccaccaccaccaccatgaaGGTGCCGCCGCCACTACCCCAGGCCGCACCCCCTCCACCGGCTTACATCCCCAACCCCTCCCCCGCTGGGCACCCCGCTCCTAACCCCGCCCCCATCACTCCCAGCCCTGCCAACTTCCCTCCTGTGGCGAGGGGCGTGGCTCAGAGGGCAGAGAGATTCGCTGCCAGCAGCCGCACACCTCTGTGCGGACACTGCAACAGCATCATCAG AGGACCGTTCCTGGTGGCGCTCGGTCGTTCGTGGCACCCGGAAGAGTTTAACTGTCACTACTGTCACATGTCACTGGCTGACGTCAGCTTCGTGGAGGAGCAGAACAGCGTTTACTGTGAGAACTGCTACGAGGAGTTCTTCGCCCCGACCTGCGCTCGCTGTAACACCAAGGTCATGGGG gaagtgatgcaCGCTCTGCGCCAGACGTGGCACACGACCTGCTTCGTGTGCGCTGCCTGTGGACAAGCCTTCGGAAACAGTCTCTTCCACATGGAGGACGGGGAGCCGTACTGTGAGAAAG attaCGTCGCCCTCTTCAGCACTAAGTGTCACGGCTGTGACTTTCCTGTGGAAGCTGGTGATAAGTTCATCGAGGCTCTGGGTCACACCTGGCACGACACCTGCTTCATCTGCGCC GTGTGTCACGTGAACCTGGAGGGTCAACCTTTCTACTCAAAGAAAGACAAACCTCTGTGTAAGAAACACGCTCACGCCATCAACGTGTAA
- the LOC122781832 gene encoding LIM domain-binding protein 3-like isoform X3 — protein sequence MSSYTITLPGPGPWGFRMQGGKDFNMPLTISRISPGSKAAQGNLIQGDVILAIDGVSTDGMTHLEAQNKIKMANYNLALTMTKSKRPIMMPPSRMDIGIPLIRHPQGFSPAAVAPPPPPPAGFNPAVLKDPALSSHKPIEVKGPGGKATIIHAQYNTPISMYSQDAIMDTIAGQTQVKSHEAGQHIQTPAMHQPPQAPPPHQYQPHPQQTPPPHQYQPPPQQYQLPPQQYQPPPQQYHQPHAPPTQQSSIQIPIGSASSKVVSTACIYPTQPAPGPAPGPVPQPRPPVSAPAPPPPSAVTDSASGNRPPWVSDTNFADKFDPSKTTTTTMKVPPPLPQAAPPPPAYIPNPSPAGHPAPNPAPITPSPANFPPVARGVAQRAERFAASSRTPLCGHCNSIIRGPFLVALGRSWHPEEFNCHYCHMSLADVSFVEEQNSVYCENCYEEFFAPTCARCNTKVMGEVMHALRQTWHTTCFVCAACGQAFGNSLFHMEDGEPYCEKDYVALFSTKCHGCDFPVEAGDKFIEALGHTWHDTCFICAVCHVNLEGQPFYSKKDKPLCKKHAHAINV from the exons ATCAGTCCAGGCAGTAAAGCGGCGCAGGGAAACCTGATCCAGGGAGACGTGATCCTCGCCATCGACGGCGTGAGCACTGATGGAATGACTCACCTGGAGGCCCAGAACAAGATCAAGATGGCCAACTACAACCTGGCGCTCACCATGACCAA GTCGAAGCGTCCGATTATGATGCCACCATCGAGAATGGACATTGGCATTCCCCTCATCCGACACCCACAG Ggtttctctcctgctgctgttgctcctcctcctcctcctcc TGCCGGCTTCAACCCCGCTGTGCTGAAAGACCCCGCCCTCTCCTCCCATAAGCCCATTGAGGTGAAGGGTCCGGGCGGTAAAGCCACCATCATCCACGCCCAGTACAACACGCCCATCAGCATGTACTCACAGGACGCCATTATGGACACCATCGCTGGACAGACACAGGTCAAGAGTCATGAGGCTGG TCAGCACATTCAAACTCCTGCCATGCACCAGCCACCACAGGCCCCGCCTCCACATCAGTACCAGCCACACCCACAACAGACCCCACCTCCACATCAGTACCAGCCACCCCCACAACAGTACCAGCTGCCCCCCCAACAGTATCAACCTCCTCCACAGCAGTACCATCAGCCACATGCCCCGCCCACTCAGCAGAGTTCCATTCAGATCCCAATTGGCTCCGCCTCTTCGAAGGTGGTGAGCACCGCCTGCATCTACCCCACCCAACCTG ctccaggtCCGGCTCCAGGTCCAGTGCCTCAGCCCCGCCCACCAGTTTCTGCcccagccccgccccctccctctGCTGTCACTGACTCCGCCTCTGGAAACCGACCGCCGTGGGTGAGCGACACAAACTTTGCAGATAAATTCGACCCCAGtaaaaccaccaccaccaccatgaaGGTGCCGCCGCCACTACCCCAGGCCGCACCCCCTCCACCGGCTTACATCCCCAACCCCTCCCCCGCTGGGCACCCCGCTCCTAACCCCGCCCCCATCACTCCCAGCCCTGCCAACTTCCCTCCTGTGGCGAGGGGCGTGGCTCAGAGGGCAGAGAGATTCGCTGCCAGCAGCCGCACACCTCTGTGCGGACACTGCAACAGCATCATCAG AGGACCGTTCCTGGTGGCGCTCGGTCGTTCGTGGCACCCGGAAGAGTTTAACTGTCACTACTGTCACATGTCACTGGCTGACGTCAGCTTCGTGGAGGAGCAGAACAGCGTTTACTGTGAGAACTGCTACGAGGAGTTCTTCGCCCCGACCTGCGCTCGCTGTAACACCAAGGTCATGGGG gaagtgatgcaCGCTCTGCGCCAGACGTGGCACACGACCTGCTTCGTGTGCGCTGCCTGTGGACAAGCCTTCGGAAACAGTCTCTTCCACATGGAGGACGGGGAGCCGTACTGTGAGAAAG attaCGTCGCCCTCTTCAGCACTAAGTGTCACGGCTGTGACTTTCCTGTGGAAGCTGGTGATAAGTTCATCGAGGCTCTGGGTCACACCTGGCACGACACCTGCTTCATCTGCGCC GTGTGTCACGTGAACCTGGAGGGTCAACCTTTCTACTCAAAGAAAGACAAACCTCTGTGTAAGAAACACGCTCACGCCATCAACGTGTAA